AATGTGCGAAACAGGTACAATGAGGCCCAGAAGCAGAAATAACACTACCGGATAGGCCATTTTCATCTTGTACCAGTCAGGCCGCTCTTTAATCCAGACGGAGAACCGGTGCAGAATGAACAAGGAAAGCAATGTCAGTACCGGAGTACTGCCGCGAAGAAACCAGTCGTTCCATTTGCCCATTCTGACCAGTGAAATCATGATCAGCAGCGCGAATAATGCATGAATGAAGCCACTGAAAGCGCTTTTGTGGAGATTGAGCAACAGCACAATTCCATATAGTACCAGCAGGTCTACCACAACCCCGAAAAAGTAATGGAAGGCTATTTCATTCAACGGCTTGAACTGCCAGATAAAGCCTGCAACCACCGAATTTTTCCCTGACAAAAAATAAAAGAATGTTGGAATAAAAAGTAACCCGGGCACCATAATGTCCATCATCGCCCTCGGATGCAGGAAATAACGCAAATCTTTGTGGTAGCGGAACAGTACCAGAATACCAAAGATGATGACGAAAACAATGGATGGGAATATTCCCCAAATAAAAATCGCGGTAACAGCCAGAAAGCTTCTTTCTGGTCTTTTTGCATAAACGTAGTCGTGGAACAGAATGCAGGAAACGATGATGATCGGAATAAGCTGATTGGGCGCCCACTGAGTTTGATACAATACCGGCCAGATCTCGGTGAAAAATGGGGGTACGTGATAGTTGAGACCAATTGCATGAAGCAAAAGCACTTTGGTAATGTGCCCCACACCGCCCAGCGACAGGAAGAATACAAGCGCGAGATAATTTTTACTCGTGAATACAAAAATCCAGCAAAGTCCTATAAATAGCCCAACCGAGGCCCAGAGGTAAAGCGCAATGCCCGAGAGCTCGCCCAGCCCTTTCGAAATAAGCGCCGGTACCAGGAAAAAACCAAAATAGTGGCATGCATACCGGCCATTTTCTTTGAATAAAACGGGCCAGGATTGATTATAGAGTGTATAATATTTGGAGTTATGGGCCCAGAAATCAAAAGCCTGAAAACAGAACCCGCCTATTCCCGAGAATGCGATGATCAGCAGGGAGATCAAAGAAATCTGCATCATTTGCCTGGTGTCCAGATCGGTTTTAAGCGTTTTTTCACGTTCGTAACTCTGGATAAACATGAAAATTAATCCGGCAACCAATAAGATCGAAATAGGCATTCGGAACCAGCCGAGTGAAAAGATAATGTTCGGCAGAAGCAAATAACCTAAACTTAAATTACGCAGTAGAGTTGTTTTCATTTAAAGATGCGGCCTTTTAATGATCGGTTTTGGTTGATGATGGCTAACTTAAAATCTGACAAAATTAATGGATTGATTTGTTATCAAATGTTAAGACAAAAACATATTTCAGAGGGTTGGAAAACGGATACGATTTTAGTGATAAATCAAGTCAGAATGCGGCTTTTTTTCAGAAACCGATCCAGGAGCATTGCCGGGGCGTATATCATTTCAAAAAGCTCCTATGAAATTAATCAGCCTGATTCTTCTGACTTGGTTTTTTAATGAGAGTAGGATTCCCAACTCCACGGTTGATAATCTTGACGTGGCACACTATTCAGGAACCTGGTACTCACTTTCTTCCATTCCGACATCCTACGACAAAGGCAGCCGGGAAACCACCGGAAAATATACCTGGAATAGCTCGGGCGGGTATTTTGATGTAGTGACCTCTTACAAAAAGCCCGGTAGCGAGGAGGTTTTCTCCATTCGTTCGAAAGTATATAAAAATACGGATCACGGCGCAAGGATGAAATGCCAGTTTGTGTGGCCGTTCAAGCTGGATTATTGGGTGATCGAGCTCGCTTCCGACTACTCTTATGCGGTTGTGGGCCATCCCGAGCATAAGCTTCTGTTTATCATGAGCCGCAAGAAAAATATGAACAAAAAGCTGTATTCAGAAATCGTTGCACGATGCCGGGAACGTGGCTATGATGTGGCCAAGCTCACTTCACAGCATCACGGTGAATAATTAAAAAACATTGGCTTTCCAGTATCCACCTGCTCTCTTGTCCTTTTACTGCCAAAGTAAAAAGTACCTTCATGGACAGAAGACAATTTGTAAAAAACAATACTGTAGCCCTTTGTGCATTACCAGTCGCTCATTTGTCAGGAATTTTTCCTGACAAAATCAATGCAGATAAAATGCCGCCCTGGCTGCTGGCCCTCGTCGCTCAAAATGACAAAGGAGTCGAATCGCTGAGGACTTATCAGATCAAAAACGTGCAGGGAGAGACTTATGGCGGGTTAAAGGATGGATTCGACATTCTTAATCCGCACAGTACGGCTGCTTTGGTACAATGGGGCGCGTGTGCATTGTTTTCTCCTTCTTCCAAATTTTACCAGTCTGCGGAATTGCTGGCCGATATGAACCTCGCGACGCTGTACCTCATCCGTACGCAGCACGCCGACGGGACCATTGACCTGCTTTCGACCAATTTCCATTCAACTCCTGATACCGGTTTTATTGTCAAAAGGCTTGCGATGGCTTACACTTTGGTTGAAAAATCGGGTACGCATGGAATTGAGAAGTTTTTATCAAATCTCAAAACTTTTCTGGTCCGCGCGGGTAATGCGCTGAGTGTGGGAGGGATTCATACGCCTAACCATCGCTGGGTAGTTTCTGCCGCGCTGACCAAGCTGAATGAACTTTGGCCTGACCCAAAATATGTTGCCCGGGCCGAGCAATGGCTGGGTGAACACATTGATATCGACAAAGATGGGCAGTACAATGAAAAAAGTACCTTCATTTATTCATCGCTGACAGATCGTTTGCTGATCACAGTTTCAAAGGGGCTGAAAAAACCAGAACCGCTGAATGATGTACGTAAAAACCTGGATATGACCTTGTATTATGTGCATCCCAATGCTGAAATCGTAACGGATGCGTCGGGACGACAGGATAAGGCGATCATTGGTACACTCGAAAATTACTATTATCCTTACCGGTACCTGGCCATTAAAGATCAGAATGGCACTTATGCCGCCATGTGCCGACTGATTGAAAAAACGGCCGCGCCCAAAACAGGCGCCTTTCTGGACTATTTCCTGACCGATGCTACATTGTGGGCCGAACTTCCCGCCGACAAAGCCCTACCTGTTGACTATGTCAAAACATTCCCAAATTCCGGCCTTGTGCGGATACGCAGAAATCAGCGCGACTGTACATTGATCGCCAACAATCCGGTTTGGTTTACTTTTATGAAAGGCAATGCAGTGTTGCAGGGCGTGCGGTTTGCTTCTTCATTTTTTGGAAAAGGACAATTTCAAACTGAGAAACTCGTACAAAACGGCAATACCTGGGAATTGACCCAAAAGCTGGAAGGCCCTTACTTCCAACCCATTGCGAAAGAAGCGATCTCCGCCGACGGCGACTGGGAGAAAATGCCAAAAGCCACCCGCCCTCAAAGCGAGGTACAAAAGCTCGAAACCCGAATCCTGATCCGGGAAACGACCGATGGTATGGAAATCGAAATCACGACCAATGGTACCGAACGTGTTCCGGCTGCATTGGAACTGATATTCAGGCCGGGCGGCGAACTGAAAGGTGTCACCAAAATTGAAAATACGAAAGACTCGTGGCTGCTCAAAGAGGAAACAGGCAGCTACCGTTTTGCAGACGATACTGTTTCATTTGGCCCGGGCCTTGCTTTGCATAAAAACATTGCATTGCGCGGCGCATTACCTGCCATGGAAGCGCCAACGGTATATCTGACAGGTTTTACACCCTTCCGGCACACGATACGTTTTCACTAAAACTAAACGGATAATGCCTGCAAGGCTTTTACGACCTTGTCCATATCGCTCATAGTGTTATAAATGTGTGGCGACATACGGATACCGCCCGTCGGTGCGGCTGCAATGCCGTGTGTTTCGTAAAGCTTTTTAGAAAGTTCTGCCGGTTTCTTTCCGGGAAAACTAATGATCGTAACGCCTCCGCTCAATTCGGGGTACAGCGGCGTGACAAAGCTTGCACCCGGAACTTTGGACTTAATCTGGTCTTTGAGATAGGTATTCAGCTGAACGACACGATTTTCAATGTTCTTTTTACCAATGGTTTGGTGGAAATTCACCGTTTCTACCAAACCGGCTAATGTAGATTCATTACGCTGCCCCAGCATGCAATATTTTTCGTCCACGGTCAATGCACCTTCTTTCCAGCCTGCGCTGATAATGTTCGGCCATAAGTTGCCGGCACTTTCCTTTTTCACATACAGAATGCCATTTTCCAGCGGGCCCATAAACCATTTGTGTGTGCTACCCGTGTAAAAATCACAACCAATGTCTTTTAGGTTCAAGTCCAGGAAACCAAATGACTGCGCTCCGTCCAGCAACGTCAATACATTCTTTTCAGCTGCCAGTTTGCACAATTCTTTCGCAGGAAGCCCGATTCCGCTGGTGTTCGAAATGTGTGAGAAACCCAACAGTTTGGTTTGAGGCGTAATAGCGTCACGGAATGGCTTGATCAGGTCTTCCACTGATTGCGGAGTAGCAGGAACACTTACTTTTTTAACAGTAAATCCATATCGCTTCGCCCGCTGCTCCCACGCACTTCCATTCGAGGGATGATTCTGGTCCCAAAGCAGCACCTCATCGCCCGGTTTCAAGTCCAGGCCATTGACGATAATGTTGTTACTTTCGGAGGTATTTCGGGTAATGCCGATCTCTTCTTTCGCTACTCCTGTAAATCCTGCCAAAAGCTCCACTGCTTTCTTCCGCTTCTCCGAAAATTGCTCCCGATATTGGAATGAGACGTCTTTTTCCAGCCCGTCCAGCATCTTTTTTACCTGTTCATTCACCGCTGCCGGCGGCGGGCATAGATTCGCCGCATTCAGCATAATAAGATTGGGCGGCACCGCAAACTGTTTTCTGATTTGCTCCCAGTACTTTTCATCCGGCGCATCACCCGATGGAGGTGCCACGAATGGCGCATGACTTTCGTTTCCAAAAACAGGCAGTGCAATAGCTGCGAGCGATCCGGCACCCAGCCGTTTCAGGAAATGCCTTCTTTCATTCTGTACTGAGGTTTCTGTTTTCATAGGAGTAACGGGAGTGTTATGAACATTAATTTCTATCAAGCCATTCCAAGATATAGTCGGCGTCTTCGGTCCAGGTAGGTTGTCCCAAAACGTAGTGGTTACGACCGGGGAATTCTTTGTATTCGAGTACGGAACCATTGGCTTTGTAAGCCTTGAAATTCCGGGTATTCAATGAGGCAGGGATAATGTTGTCCTTATCACCGGAAGTGAGCAACAATGGTACGTGTGGTTTTTTGAAATCAACTTTCGCGGCTGAACCCAATCCGCCCCTGCCTACTGTTTTAGATTCCGGGATCGTATTTTCTTCGTATGATTTTATTTGGTCTTCCAGGGACATTCCATTGGTAAATGCATATTGCCAGTCAGCCAGTGACATCAGATAGGTTTTTTTCAAAGAAGAAAACAGTCCCAGCACTTTGTAGCCTGCTTTCAAAAACGAGAATTCATAAGGGATAATGCCTTGCGGAG
The genomic region above belongs to Dyadobacter pollutisoli and contains:
- a CDS encoding lipocalin family protein encodes the protein MKLISLILLTWFFNESRIPNSTVDNLDVAHYSGTWYSLSSIPTSYDKGSRETTGKYTWNSSGGYFDVVTSYKKPGSEEVFSIRSKVYKNTDHGARMKCQFVWPFKLDYWVIELASDYSYAVVGHPEHKLLFIMSRKKNMNKKLYSEIVARCRERGYDVAKLTSQHHGE
- a CDS encoding aminotransferase class V-fold PLP-dependent enzyme, whose protein sequence is MKTETSVQNERRHFLKRLGAGSLAAIALPVFGNESHAPFVAPPSGDAPDEKYWEQIRKQFAVPPNLIMLNAANLCPPPAAVNEQVKKMLDGLEKDVSFQYREQFSEKRKKAVELLAGFTGVAKEEIGITRNTSESNNIIVNGLDLKPGDEVLLWDQNHPSNGSAWEQRAKRYGFTVKKVSVPATPQSVEDLIKPFRDAITPQTKLLGFSHISNTSGIGLPAKELCKLAAEKNVLTLLDGAQSFGFLDLNLKDIGCDFYTGSTHKWFMGPLENGILYVKKESAGNLWPNIISAGWKEGALTVDEKYCMLGQRNESTLAGLVETVNFHQTIGKKNIENRVVQLNTYLKDQIKSKVPGASFVTPLYPELSGGVTIISFPGKKPAELSKKLYETHGIAAAPTGGIRMSPHIYNTMSDMDKVVKALQALSV
- a CDS encoding alpha/beta hydrolase, which encodes MKSSNTKTIVFVTGAFVSNSGWNPWKAYFEAKGYTTYAPAWPFKDAPAAELRKRQPNDTDLAALTLTEVIDHYANFVKSLPEKPIIIGHSLGGLITQVLVNRDLAAAGVAIHSVPPQGIIPYEFSFLKAGYKVLGLFSSLKKTYLMSLADWQYAFTNGMSLEDQIKSYEENTIPESKTVGRGGLGSAAKVDFKKPHVPLLLTSGDKDNIIPASLNTRNFKAYKANGSVLEYKEFPGRNHYVLGQPTWTEDADYILEWLDRN